The genomic DNA ATAAATATATAAGGCCCAATAGGCCCATGTATACAAAAAGCCTTTTAAATTAGTTTCATCACTCTCTCCCATTTTTAGGGTTTCACCAGAAACAGAGGTGAGAGAGGAGTAAAAAATGCCGGCGGGACACGGAGTGAGGGCTAGAACTAGGGACCTGTTCGCCAGACCGTTCAGGAAGAAGGGTTATATCCCACTCTCCACTTACCTCAGAACCTTCAAGGTCGGTGATTACGTAGATGTCAAGGTTAATGGAGCCATCCACAAGGGTATGCCTCACAAGTTCTATCATGGTCGTACTGGTCGTATCTGGAACGTTACCAAGCGTGCCGTTGGTGTTGAAGTCAACAAACAGGTTTGTAATATGTTGATTTGTTGGTTTTTAATGATCTGTGTGTGTTTGTATTGTGATTCCTGGCTTGTTGAAACTTGAGAGTTAGTGTTGATTGATTGTGATTCTTTGGTATCTGTTTCAGTTCTGAAACTTGAGATTTTGTGTTGGTTTAGAGGATTCATGTTTTGGAATTTGACTTGAGATTTTTGCCTTGTCTTAGTATCTGTCTTGGCTCTAACTTAGAGCTTGGCTTATGTATTATATGGTGTGGGTTTTGCTGTTTCGTTTGGAGTGTGACTTAATTTTGTGTTTGGGGTTTGGTACATAGATTGGGAACAGAATCATAAGGAAGAGGATACATGTCCGTGTGGAGCATGTGCAGCAGTCAAGGTGTGCTGAGGAGTTCAAACTGAGGAAGAAGCAGAACGATGAGCTTAAGGCTGCAGCTAAAGCCAGAGGTGAGACGATCAGCACCAAGAGACAACCTAAAGGTCCTAAACCGGGTTTCATGGTTGAAGGTATGACCTTAGAGACTGTTACTCCCATCCCTTACGATGTTGTGAACGATCTCAAGGGTGgttattaagtttctatttacTTGGAATTTTTGCACTTGCTTTTGTGTTCTTAATGATGCTTTTGTACCAAACAAGACTGATTTCTATATGGTATGACAGTGCAGTTCAGATTTTGTTAGGAGAGATTGGTTTACATTACCATTTGGTTCTtgcattcttttttgtttgttcctcGTCTCTTAAATTGGTAGTACGAGAGACATTTTGATACTGGTTGTAGTCTTGTGTTCGACATTTTCCCATGTACACCAACCATTGTCTCGATGTTGGATAGATACAAACCTAGAATTCACGTAGGAAATACAGTTGCGATATCTTATTATAATAAACTCGACTCAGAAAAATGGTTCTAGTTCATAAGGCATTGCTTCAATCTCAACTATAAAAgacatcttttttgttttcttcaccaATGATCTAGATAAGATAGCTTTCACTAGAAGCTCTTAAGAAAGAAACCATCTGCAAAATAAAGCAGCCATTGGTATTGTAACTGTGAATTAGTTTGAACTTCCCTAAAAAATAGAGTGGAAGATTAAGCCAATGTCATAGTTCATCACCCATTTCCCTCATAAAAATCAATTGCAATGCAATAACAGACTTGAGGAGAACATCAATTATCCAACGGATATTAACGTTTTCAGATTATACCCAAAGACTAATGCAGAACCTCGGAACTCGATGTTTCACTTCAAACTGGTCAAGATAGAAGGGTGAAATTTTCATTGCAAGGACGAAAAAGAGAACCACCAGTGACTTTGAAAGACTATGTCGTCAACTCCGTTGTATGTGAAGTCTCTGATAAGGTACGATATCCAATCTCAAATCACGATACAAAGAGGCATTTTTTTGGGTCTCATGTTGCTTATATGGTCGCCATTGCAACGGCTCGTGAACCACGTTCATATAAAGAGGCAGTGGTAGACAAACGTTGGAATAAATCTATGACTACTGAAATTGATGCGCAAGAAGCAAATAAGACTTGGTCAATTGTGGATTTACCTCTAGGTAAACGAGCTATTGGGTGTCAGTGGGTCTACAAAGTTAAGCATAATTCGGATGGCTCGGTCGAACGGTATAAATCTCGTCTTGTTGCTATtggtaacaaacaaaaagagggtGAAGATTATGGTGAAACCTTTGCACCGGTTGCAAAGATGGGGACAGTTCGCTTATTTCTTTATGTCGCCGCAAAACATAACTGGgaaatccatcaaatggatgttcacAATGCGTTCTaatccatcaaatggatgttcacAATGCGTTCTTACACGGTGATCTTCACGAAGAGGTTTACATGAAACTGCCTCCCGGTTTTGGTGCATCTCATCCTAAAAGGTATGTCGCCTTCACAAAGCTTTATACGGTTTAAAACAGGCTCCCCGATGTTGGTTTGAGAAGTTAACAACCGCTTTGAAGAGTTATGGGTTTGTGCAGTCGCTTTCTGATTACTCTCTATTTACTCTCGACAAAGGTCTTGTTCACATCAATATCTTGATATACGTTGATGATTTAATCATTGCGGGCAGCTCTTCCAAGGCGACTCAGGATTTCAAAGACtatttatcttcttgttttcacatgaaggatttggggcctttgaaatattttttggggatAGAGGTGGCTAGGNTGTCTTAGTATCTGTCTTGGCTCTAACTTAGAGCTTGGCTTATGTATTATATGGTGTGGGTTTTGCTGTTTCGTTTGGAGTGTGACTTAATTTTGTGTTTGGGGTTTGGTACATAGATTGGGAACAGAATCATAAGGAAGAGGATACATGTCCGTGTGGAGCATGTGCAGCAGTCAAGGTGTGCTGAGGAGTTCAAACTGAGGAAGAAGCAGAACGATGAGCTTAAGGCTGCAGCTAAAGCCAGAGGTGAGACGATCAGCACCAAGAGACAACCTAAAGGTCCTAAACCGGGTTTCATGGTTGAAGGTATGACCTTAGAGACTGTTACTCCCATCCCTTACGATGTTGTGAACGATCTCAAGGGTGgttattaagtttctatttacTTGGAATTTTTGCACTTGCTTTTGTGTTCTTAATGATGCTTTTGTACCAAACAAGACTGATTTCTATATGGTATGACAGTGCAGTTCAGATTTTGTTAGGAGAGATTGGTTTACATTACCATTTGGTTCTtgcattcttttttgtttgttcctcGTCTCTTAAATTGGTAGTACGAGAGACATTTTGATACTGGTTGTAGTCTTGTGTTCGACATTTTCCCATGTACACCAACCATTGTCTCGATGTTGGATAGATACAAACCTAGAATTCACGTAGGAAATACAGTTGCGATATCTTATTATAATAAACTCGACTCAGAAAAATGGTTCTAGTTCATAAGGCATTGCTTCAATCTCAACTATAAAAgacatcttttttgttttcttcaccaATGATCTAGATAAGATAGCTTTCACTAGAAGCTCTTAAGAAAGAAACCATCTGCAAAATAAAGCAGCCATTGGTATTGTAACTGTGAATTAGTTTGAACTTCCCTAAAAAATAGAGTGGAAGATTAAGCCAATGTCATAGTTCATCACCCATTTCCCTCATAAAAATCAATTGCAATGCAATAACAGACTTGAGGAGAACATCAATTATCCAACGGATATTAACGTTTTCAGATTATACCCAAAGACTAATGCAGAACCTCGGAACTCGATGTTTCACTTCAAACTGGTCAAGATAGAAGGGTGAAATTTTCATTGCAAGGACGAAAAAGAGAACCACCAGTGACTTTGAAAGACTATGTCGTCAACTCCGTTGTATGTGAAGTCTCTGATAAGGTACGATATCCAATCTCAAATCACGATACAAAGAGGCATTTTTTTGGGTCTCATGTTGCTTATATGGTCGCCATTGCAACGGCTCGTGAACCACGTTCATATAAAGAGGCAGTGGTAGACAAACGTTGGAATAAATCTATGACTACTGAAATTGATGCGCAAGAAGCAAATAAGACTTGGTCAATTGTGGATTTACCTCTAGGTAAACGAGCTATTGGGTGTCAGTGGGTCTACAAAGTTAAGCATAATTCGGATGGCTCGGTCGAACGGTATAAATCTCGTCTTGTTGCTATtggtaacaaacaaaaagagggtGAAGATTATGGTGAAACCTTTGCACCGGTTGCAAAGATGGGGACAGTTCGCTTATTTCTTTATGTCGCCGCAAAACATAACTGGgaaatccatcaaatggatgttcacAATGCGTTCTaatccatcaaatggatgttcacAATGCGTTCTTACACGGTGATCTTCACGAAGAGGTTTACATGAAACTGCCTCCCGGTTTTGGTGCATCTCATCCTAAAAGGTATGTCGCCTTCACAAAGCTTTATACGGTTTAAAACAGGCTCCCCGATGTTGGTTTGAGAAGTTAACAACCGCTTTGAAGAGTTATGGGTTTGTGCAGTCGCTTTCTGATTACTCTCTATTTACTCTCGACAAAGGTCTTGTTCACATCAATATCTTGATATACGTTGATGATTTAATCATTGCGGGTAGCTCTTCCAAGGCGACTCAGGATTTCAAAGACtatttatcttcttgttttcacatgaaggatttggggcctttgaaatattttttggggatAGAGGTGGCTAGGAACGCCACTGGCATCTATATCTGTCAACGCAAATATGCGTTGGACATCATCTCTGAAACTGGTCTGATGGGTGCTAAACCAGCGGCATTTCCTCTTGAACAAACTCATGATTTGTTCTTATCTACGTCTTCACTTCTTCCTGATCCACAGAGGTATCGACGACTGATTGGTCGCTTGATTTATTTGGCTGTCACAAGACCTGATCTTGCTTTCTCGGTTAATATGCTAGCTCGGTTTATGCAGCAGCCTCGAGAGGCTCATTGGGATGCAGCACTTCGTATTGTTCGTTATCTGAAATCTGATCCGGGACAAGGTATCTTGCTTCGTTCCAACGGTGGTTTTCAAATCACTGGTTGGTGTGATTCTGACTATGCCACANGACAACCTAAAGGTCCTAAACCGGGTTTCATGGTTGAAGGTATGACCTTAGAGACTGTTACTCCCATCCCTTACGATGTTGTGAACGATCTCAAGGGTGgttattaagtttctatttacTTGGAATTTTTGCACTTGCTTTTGTGTTCTTAATGATGCTTTTGTACCAAACAAGACTGATTTCTATATGGTATGACAGTGCAGTTCAGATTTTGTTAGGAGAGATTGGTTTACATTACCATTTGGTTCTtgcattcttttttgtttgttcctcGTCTCTTAAATTGGTAGTACGAGAGACATTTTGATACTGGTTGTAGTCTTGTGTTCGACATTTTCCCATGTACACCAACCATTGTCTCGATGTTGGATAGATACAAACCTAGAATTCACGTAGGAAATACAGTTGCGATATCTTATTATAATAAACTCGACTCAGAAAAATGGTTCTAGTTCATAAGGCATTGCTTCAATCTCAACTATAAAAgacatcttttttgttttcttcaccaATGATCTAGATAAGATAGCTTTCACTAGAAGCTCTTAAGAAAGAAACCATCTGCAAAATAAAGCAGCCATTGGTATTGTAACTGTGAATTAGTTTGAACTTCCCTAAAAAATAGAGTGGAAGATTAAGCCAATGTCATAGTTCATCACCCATTTCCCTCATAAAAATCAATTGCAATGCAATAACAGACTTGAGGAGAACATCAATTATCCAACGGATATTAACGTTTTCAGATTATACCCAAAGACTAATGCAGAACCTCGGAACTCGATGTTTCACTTCAAACTGGTCAAGATAGAAGGGTGAAATTTTCATTGCAAGGACGAAAAAGAGAACCACCAGTGACTTTGAAAGACTATGTCGTCAACTCCGTTGTATGTGAAGTCTCTGATAAGGTACGATATCCAATCTCAAATCACGATACAAAGAGGCATTTTTTTGGGTCTCATGTTGCTTATATGGTCGCCATTGCAACGGCTCGTGAACCACGTTCATATAAAGAGGCAGTGGTAGACAAACGTTGGAATAAATCTATGACTACTGAAATTGATGCGCAAGAAGCAAATAAGACTTGGTCAATTGTGGATTTACCTCTAGGTAAACGAGCTATTGGGTGTCAGTGGGTCTACAAAGTTAAGCATAATTCGGATGGCTCGGTCGAACGGTATAAATCTCGTCTTGTTGCTATtggtaacaaacaaaaagagggtGAAGATTATGGTGAAACCTTTGCACCGGTTGCAAAGATGGGGACAGTTCGCTTATTTCTTTATGTCGCCGCAAAACATAACTGGgaaatccatcaaatggatgttcacAATGCGTTCTaatccatcaaatggatgttcacAATGCGTTCTTACACGGTGATCTTCACGAAGAGGTTTACATGAAACTGCCTCCCGGTTTTGGTGCATCTCATCCTAAAAGGTATGTCGCCTTCACAAAGCTTTATACGGTTTAAAACAGGCTCCCCGATGTTGGTTTGAGAAGTTAACAACCGCTTTGAAGAGTTATGGGTTTGTGCAGTCGCTTTCTGATTACTCTCTATTTACTCTCGACAAAGGTCTTGTTCACATCAATATCTTGATATACGTTGATGATTTAATCATTGCGGGTAGCTCTTCCAAGGCGACTCAGGATTTCAAAGACtatttatcttcttgttttcacatgaaggatttggggcctttgaaatattttttggggatAGAGGTGGCTAGGAACGCCACTGGCATCTATATCTGTCAACGCAAATATGCGTTGGACATCATCTCTGAAACTGGTCTGATGGGTGCTAAACCAGCGGCATTTCCTCTTGAACAAACTCATGATTTGTTCTTATCTACGTCTTCACTTCTTCCTGATCCACAGAGGTATCGACGACTGATTGGTCGCTTGATTTATTTGGNNNNNNNNNNNNNNNNNNNNNNNNNNNNNNNNNNNNNNNNNNNNNNNNNNNNNNNNNNNNNNNNNNNNNNNNNNNNNNNNNNNNNNNNNNNNNNNNNNNNNNNNNNNNNNNNNNNNNNNNNNNNNNNNNNNNNNNNNNNNNNNNNNNNNNNNNNNNNNNNNNNNNNNNNNNNNNNNNNNNNNNNNNNNNNNNNNNNNNNNNNNNNNNNNNNNNNNNNNNNNNNNNNNNNNNNNNNNNNNNNNNNNNNNNNNNNNNNNNNNNNNNNNNNNNNNNNNNNNNNNNNNNNNNNNNNNNNNNNNNNNNNNNNNNNNNNNNNNNNNNNNNNNNNNNNNNNNNNNNNNNNNNNNNNNNNNNNNNNNNNNNNNNNNNNNNNNNNNNNNNNNNNNNNNNNNNNNNNNNNNNNNNNNNNNNNNNNNNNNNNNNNNNNNNNNNNNNNNNNNNNNNNNNNNNNNNNNNNNNNNNNNNNNNNNNNNNNNNNNNNNNNNNNNNNNNNNNNNNNNNNNNNNNNNNNNNNNNNNNNNNNNNNNNNNNNNNNNNNNNNNNNNNNNNNNNNNNNNNNNNNNNNNNNNNNNNNNNNNNNNNNNNNNNNNNNNNNNNNNNNNNNNNNNNNNNNNNNNNNNNNNNNNNNNNNNNNNNNNNNNNNNNNNNNNNNNNNNNNNNNNNNNNNNNNNNNNNNNNNNNNNNNNNNNNNNNNNNNNNNNNNNNNNNNNNNNNNNNNNNNNNNNNNNNNNNNNNNNNNNNNNNNNNNNNNNNNNNNNNNNNNNNNNNNNNNNNNNNNNNNNNNNNNNNNNNNNNNNNNNNNNNNNNNNNNNNNNNNNNNNNNNNNNNNNNNNNNNNNNNNNNNNNNNNNNNNNNNNNNNNNNNNNNNNNNNNNNNNNNNNNNNNNNNNNNNNNNNNNNNNNNNNNNNNNNNNNNNNNNNNNNNNNNNNNNNNNNNNNNNNNNNNNNNNNNNNNNNNNNNNNNNNNNNNNNNNNNNNNNNNNNNNNNNNNNNNNNNNNNNNNNNNNNNNNNNNNNNNNNNNNNNNNNNNNNNNNNNNNNNNNNNNNNNNNNNNNNNNNNNNNNNNNNNNNNNNNNNNNNNNNNNNNNNNNNNNNNNNNNNNNNNNNNNNNNNNNNNNNNNNNNNNNNNNNNNNNNNNNNNNNNNNNNNNNNNNNNNNNNNNNNNNNNNNNNNNNNNNNNNNNNNNNNNNNNNNNNNNNNNNNNNNNNNNNNNNNNNNNNNNNNNNNNNNNNNNNNNNNNNNNNNNNNNNNNNNNNNNNNNNNNNNNNNNNNNNNNNNNNNNNNNNNNNNNNNNNNNNNNNNNNNNNNNNNNNNNNNNNNNNNNNNNNNNNNNNNNNNNNNNNNNNNNNNNNNNNNNNNNNNNNNNNNNNNNNNNNNNNNNNNNNNNNNNNNNNNNNNNNNNNNNNNNNNNNNNNNNNNNNNNNNNNNNNNNNNNNNNNNNNNNNNNNNNNNNNNNNNNNNNNNNNNNNNNNNNNNNNNNNNNNNNNNNNNNNNNNNNNNNNNNNNNNNNNNNNNNNNNNNNNNNNNNNNNNNNNNNNNNNNNNNNNNNNNNNNNNNNNNNNNNNNNNNNNNNNNNNNNNNNNNNNNNNNNNNNNNNNNNNNNNNNNNNNNNNNNNNNNNNNNNNNNNNNNNNNNNNNNNNNNNNNNNNNNNNNNNNNNNNNNNNNNNNNNNNNNNNNNNNNNNNNNNNNNNNNNNNNNNNNNNNNNNNNNNNNNNNNNNNNNNNNNNNNNNNNNNNNNNNNNNNNNNNNNNNNNNNNNNNNNNNNNNNNNNNNNNNNNNNNNNNNNNNNNNNNNNNNNNNNNTACGAAATCTGtatgctc from Camelina sativa cultivar DH55 chromosome 7, Cs, whole genome shotgun sequence includes the following:
- the LOC104700894 gene encoding 60S ribosomal protein L21-1-like; translated protein: MPAGHGVRARTRDLFARPFRKKGYIPLSTYLRTFKVGDYVDVKVNGAIHKGMPHKFYHGRTGRIWNVTKRAVGVEVNKQIGNRIIRKRIHVRVEHVQQSRCAEEFKLRKKQNDELKAAAKARGETISTKRQPKGPKPGFMVEGMTLETVTPIPYDVVNDLKGGY